Within the Rhizobium favelukesii genome, the region AAGGTTCACCGGGAATGGCGAAAGAAATCGAGCGGAAGTTTCTGGTGCACAGCGATGCCTGGCGCTCCGGAGCGGAGACGAAATCCGTTTTAAAACAAGGCTATATCGCCTCGATGGATGATCGCTCCGTGCGCGTGCGCGTGCTCGACAATATGAAGGCACGGCTGACGGTCAAGATCGGCCGCAGCACGATGACCCGCGAGGAATTCGAATACGATATTCCCGTCGCCGACGCCGAACAACTGCTCGATGACGCGATC harbors:
- a CDS encoding CYTH domain-containing protein: MAKEIERKFLVHSDAWRSGAETKSVLKQGYIASMDDRSVRVRVLDNMKARLTVKIGRSTMTREEFEYDIPVADAEQLLDDAIGIIIEKTRYRVPHGGFVWEVDVFAGQHRGLVIAEVEMRSESDNPALPSWIGREVTGDFRYSNQALATEYERDRHALSHTA